In the genome of Helicobacter colisuis, one region contains:
- a CDS encoding malate dehydrogenase, producing the protein MERVKRVGIIGAGNVGSTLAYILSATTPYQIVLRDKDKDRARGMLLDMFQASCVGEKFAKLDVIASPKDLGGCDVIVVAAGSPRLPGMSRNDLLFANAKVISEIAKDIKENSPEAIVILVTNPLDAMVYTMLQETGFNPRQILGMAGILDSARMASFIYEKLQCAPGQIVAPVMGGHGDDMVPLPRFCMVNGVPLSELLEESQIQEVVQRTRNAGAEIVSCLKKGSAYFAPARATAEMICAIMSDSHKILPCSVLLQGEYGYRDVVGGVPVELGIHGIERVVELKLLPEEKQQFDKSIQSVQDLIDALKAEYFNS; encoded by the coding sequence ATGGAAAGAGTAAAAAGAGTAGGCATTATTGGAGCGGGAAATGTAGGTTCAACTTTGGCTTACATTTTATCGGCTACAACACCTTATCAAATTGTTTTGCGAGATAAAGACAAAGATAGGGCAAGGGGTATGTTGCTAGATATGTTTCAAGCTTCTTGCGTGGGAGAAAAATTTGCAAAATTAGATGTGATTGCTTCGCCTAAAGATTTGGGTGGTTGTGATGTGATTGTTGTAGCTGCAGGATCTCCTAGATTGCCAGGAATGAGCAGAAATGATTTGTTATTTGCTAATGCAAAGGTAATTAGTGAAATCGCAAAAGATATTAAGGAAAATTCTCCTGAAGCTATTGTAATACTGGTAACAAATCCGCTGGATGCTATGGTTTATACTATGTTGCAAGAAACGGGATTTAATCCAAGGCAGATTCTAGGAATGGCAGGGATTTTGGATAGTGCGAGAATGGCTAGTTTTATTTATGAAAAATTACAATGTGCGCCAGGACAAATTGTAGCGCCTGTAATGGGTGGTCATGGCGATGATATGGTGCCATTGCCTCGCTTTTGTATGGTAAATGGAGTTCCATTGAGTGAGCTTTTAGAAGAAAGTCAGATTCAAGAAGTAGTTCAACGCACAAGAAATGCTGGAGCAGAGATTGTCTCTTGCCTTAAAAAGGGATCGGCTTATTTTGCTCCCGCTAGAGCGACTGCAGAAATGATTTGTGCAATTATGAGTGATAGTCATAAGATTTTACCTTGTTCTGTTTTGTTACAAGGCGAGTATGGTTATCGTGATGTGGTTGGAGGAGTGCCTGTAGAGCTTGGAATCCATGGAATTGAAAGAGTGGTAGAATTGAAATTATTACCAGAAGAAAAACAACAATTTGATAAATCAATCCAATCTGTCCAAGATTTGATTGATGCACTTAAAGCAGAATATTTTAATTCCTAA
- the mltG gene encoding endolytic transglycosylase MltG translates to MNAPSIKDKKKIIFSNLVDVFFMIVIVLCFYLQIPINSSRIVYIPQGGTNEIITYLDKNNFDVNRFDGYMLHFFGYLQSGWLNIGQTRLTKGDFLYGLMNSKAALEDITLIPGETLYFFIDEVAKQLNLDSKKLELFYRQYAPYEDGVILANTYKIPKGISEKHLMYYLVNTSLKEHKKWAIKFLGEYDQKQWFRYVTIASIIQKESANTEEMPLVGAVIHNRLKLKMRLQMDGALNYGRFSHTKVTPEMIRNDTTSYNTYRYNGIPNVPVGSVSFKAIQAAIFPANVDYLYFVRNKNGTHSFSKTYKEHLNNFSQ, encoded by the coding sequence ATGAATGCTCCTAGTATAAAAGATAAGAAAAAGATAATTTTTAGTAATTTGGTTGATGTTTTTTTCATGATAGTGATAGTCTTATGTTTTTATTTGCAAATCCCTATTAACTCAAGCAGAATCGTTTATATTCCGCAAGGAGGAACGAATGAGATTATAACATATTTAGATAAAAATAATTTTGATGTCAATCGATTTGATGGGTATATGTTGCATTTTTTTGGTTATTTGCAAAGTGGCTGGCTTAATATTGGTCAAACGCGGCTTACAAAAGGGGATTTTTTGTATGGCTTGATGAACTCAAAAGCAGCACTAGAGGATATTACTTTGATTCCAGGTGAGACTTTGTATTTTTTTATTGATGAAGTTGCTAAGCAATTAAATCTTGATTCTAAAAAATTGGAGTTATTTTATAGACAATATGCACCTTATGAAGATGGAGTTATTTTGGCTAATACCTATAAAATCCCCAAAGGTATTAGCGAAAAGCACTTAATGTATTATTTGGTTAATACCTCGCTTAAAGAACATAAAAAATGGGCAATTAAGTTTTTGGGAGAATATGATCAAAAGCAGTGGTTTAGATATGTGACGATTGCTTCTATTATTCAAAAAGAATCGGCTAATACAGAAGAAATGCCCTTGGTTGGAGCTGTGATTCACAATCGCTTAAAATTAAAGATGCGTTTGCAAATGGATGGTGCGTTAAATTATGGTAGATTTTCTCATACTAAAGTTACCCCAGAAATGATACGAAATGATACAACCTCTTACAACACTTATCGTTATAATGGAATACCAAATGTGCCAGTTGGAAGTGTTAGTTTTAAGGCAATCCAAGCCGCAATTTTTCCTGCCAATGTTGATTATTTGTATTTTGTGAGAAATAAAAATGGTACACATTCTTTCTCAAAAACCTACAAGGAACATTTAAATAATTTCTCACAATAG